The DNA window ataaaatttgtaaataattcttGACATAAGGTTTTATGAGATAGCTAGAATACCATATGTTTGACATATACggatattattttatataatgtaAAATCAAGACCTTTCATAATTCTATACATGGCTTATCAGTTATATCTTTTCCAAACCATATGGCCCAGCTCTTATAATATTTCCTGTGCAACTCCGAATTGGGATCCTCATAACTTTCTATGGCCTTCAAAGCGCTCAGTATATTATAATAATTCACAGCGACGCAAAGCTTTCTTGAGATTATAGGTGTAACCTCTTGAATTCTACCGAACTGTCCAAAATCTTCCACTATTATTGATGGATCAAAGTCATCCATTGTATTTTCCATCCATTTACAATACTTTttaatttcctttttttgaGGATATTTTTTCATGATCAACGAGCGACAGATATTAGTTGAAAACTGCGCTTGTTGCTTCTCTAATCCActataaatattattaatagGTTGCTGTTTTAATGGAGCCCATTCCGTGATCAAATTGAATCCATTTACTTTGAAAAGCCTTGTCTTACTATAGTTCATGAAGGCATCAGCCGCATCGGCAGTAAGAAAGCTCAATCTTACATTCTCCAAAATGTTTATGGACTTCTCGGCAGTTTGAAAactaatattttctaatggTCCACCGCATACTTGTGACATTACGCTTGCAAGTCCGGTTCCGCTAGGGATATTTTTAATCacaatatttcttttactAGTATCTAATTTGCTACCTTCATGCGAAAGGATCAATGCTTCCAAACCTTGTCCCTCGTTGTCAAAGACTTTTGTACCAGTAGGCGAAACGAACATTTCTGATCCTTTAATGTTGGACGAATCGTACATTTCACCAGACACATGTAATTTCTCAGTTTTTGTGCTTGGTGCTCTATCTTTACCAAAATGTAAAGTTGtgtcattatttgaatatttcgATATGATGGGGATTTCTGTTTTCTTGCTGCATACAACTTTACTTCTTTTTATCGAGAAATGCTCTTGTTTTACAGCCTGTCTCTTAATATTTCTCTTATTATCAGCCGAACCATATAGGTAGGATCTCGCCATTCTCCTGAATCCAAATAATTCATGAGATGGAGACTCCAGCATTAATGATGTAAATGCAGCTAATTTACTAAATTTGTCTTGATGGCTCAGTGAGTCTACTTCATGCCTTGGTTTCTGCTGGTATTTCGTTAGAATGGTCATGCgtttttttatttgaattctatctaatattttattaaaattacCTATAGTCGGTCAGATACGAAGCGATTTACTATATCTGaaacttttcttgaacACTCTTTGGTGGAAGCTTGACTGTTAATAAATACTTTTCCCGAAGTTACTACTACGACACAAATACCCAATGCGCTGTCGTAGAGATGATTGACATTCGGTTCTTCATCTGCTatgacaaaaaaagaaacgagGGATCATTATGCCTAATTTAAAGTGgcaaatttaatatatatatatatatgataaACATAAGCTATAAATACAGGAGATTTAGTTTTATATTATAATGTACACTATTTTTCCGTTCTTACCTCACACATATCACCACGATGGGAAGTTTCTAACTTCATCAATTCACGTAAGGCCATTGTAGCGTATGCAGAAGTACCCAACTGgaattttaataaaatggCGATGCTTTCTCCACCTTTATCTGGTGCGAATCTTTCTAGCTTTGATTTCATGTATTTTTGACCACTATCTTTTGCTCTTTGGTTGTTTAAGATTTCTAGATCTGTGTTTACTAACTGTTGCGTCGGACTGTCATAATGGACAATTTTGTATTCTAAGGCCTTTGGCTTTTGAATAATGTTCCTGTATGAACCAGCTAATGAAAAGTCTCTTACTTTTCTTCTCATATCGAAAGGATCCATACCATCTTTAGCCATTATTTCAACGTAAGTCTCTTTTAGTTCTTCATTCGTTGGATATAAAATATCGAAACCGGGCGTTGGTAAAACAACATCTTCAATGGTGTATCTGTTGGTATCGATATCAGCCTGTGTAACTTCTTTTGCACgaataaaaatatcttcacGTAAGTCTTCATCGAAATTCTCATCGTCACCATCAACATCCTTTGGCAACGATGAATTGTTTGAATCGTCAAGCACCAAATCACCCACTGTTACATTTTGACCAAATAGTTCAATTCTTTTACTAGTGACTGCGTTCCATACAAAACTTTGATATGCGTGAACGTACATGGTTCTCAAATTTCTTGGGATTTTCATAATAGCGGTATAATAGTCATTGACAGAGTAAGAACCATCCTCTTGCTTCCTTTGATTAGATAAATAGAAAAGAATGGCATTCTCTGCAATACATTGTCTTGGTAGTTTCTTTAAGGCTGAAGCAGCGTCTTTGTTTTCCGCCCAAATTTTACGTGCTTCTTTTGAACTAGGCAGAACATTCTCTTGATCTGACAAAATCAACTCTACTGCATTTTCCCAGTTACTTGCTAAAAGCTCTTTACCAATTGTATGAGTTGAAATACTGAAGGTACCAAACCTTTGCATTCCAAAGTAATTAATGAAACCTTGAGAGACTAGAGATTTACAACCTTCacttaaaatttcttgtaaaTCAACGGAAGCATCTTTATTAACTTCAACACCCCTTATGACTATCACGAATTCATTACCACTAAGATCACCAAGGTTTAAACTGCTGTCTTCAAACTGGAAACCACCAATTAACATTCCTCTTAACGTCCTGTTTAAAGCATTCAATCTATCTACGttaatatttgaaattgataacCTCTGAGTCGTTACACCTCTGCGATCTTTGGTACCAGCAAATCTCATTAATTTAGTTGGAACCCTCAACAACTTGGAGATGACATTCACTGCGTCCATTGTATCCTTATTTTCCTTGTGCAAAGTGAAGTGTAAGAATTCTTTAGCTGGTCCATAACCCCAGTTTTCGACACCATTAGCGTCCTTAGTTTTTTCGATCAATTCTTGATTGTTAACTCtagaatttttattatttctaGCAATCTTGAAAGTATTATTTTCTGTTGTGACGGACTCAAGTTGGTTATCAAAAGCCTTACGTAAAAGTTGATGGATCTTTGTTCTCATGGCTTTAtcatcaaaagattttgtaGTCTCCATCTTATTAGcgttttgaaaaactgaTACCATCTTCTCCACGTCTTCGTCGCCAAAAATTTCCGCCAACTCAGCCTTTATGGCTGGATCTAATTGAAATTCGCGTCTTTTAGCAAGTTCTACTTCATGCTTAGCCCTAGCTTCTTCTCTTGATGGCTGTTCCCTTTTAGGCATTTTGAAGCCCTTGTCATTTAGATGAATTACGTTGCcttctttatcaatttcattgacTAAAAAATCAGTATATCTCTGTTTAATTTGACCTTTGAACCCTGGCAAATCTTTTGATAGAAATAAAGTGATTCCAACATCAGATTCGGTTATACCATCATTTTTACTTTCTTCGAATTTGGCTTTCTTGGAAGTTCCTTCAATCACAGAAACAGCgatatcttcttcagcagCTCTTTTATTAGTGTGTTCAGCAGGTAATGACATCGGCTTTACTACAACCTTCTCTGCTATATGATGAGGAAAATATATCAACTAACTGTACTTTCGatcataaatttttgagaTGAGCTCGATACCAAGTAAAATCTTTTTactttttcacttttattTACCCCGCCTCGATCTTTGAATATCAACATTGCCTTCATAGAGGTCATAAATGGAGGCCCTGTTAGACAAAAATAGATCAGAAAATAGAAGATTTTAAAGATAAAGAGACGGGTAAAAAAGGCCTATAATCCAATTAAAATGACTCCAGAAGTGGAGACTG is part of the Kazachstania africana CBS 2517 chromosome 1, complete genome genome and encodes:
- the PUS7 gene encoding pseudouridine synthase PUS7 (similar to Saccharomyces cerevisiae PUS7 (YOR243C); ancestral locus Anc_8.671), whose amino-acid sequence is MSLPAEHTNKRAAEEDIAVSVIEGTSKKAKFEESKNDGITESDVGITLFLSKDLPGFKGQIKQRYTDFLVNEIDKEGNVIHLNDKGFKMPKREQPSREEARAKHEVELAKRREFQLDPAIKAELAEIFGDEDVEKMVSVFQNANKMETTKSFDDKAMRTKIHQLLRKAFDNQLESVTTENNTFKIARNNKNSRVNNQELIEKTKDANGVENWGYGPAKEFLHFTLHKENKDTMDAVNVISKLLRVPTKLMRFAGTKDRRGVTTQRLSISNINVDRLNALNRTLRGMLIGGFQFEDSSLNLGDLSGNEFVIVIRGVEVNKDASVDLQEILSEGCKSLVSQGFINYFGMQRFGTFSISTHTIGKELLASNWENAVELILSDQENVLPSSKEARKIWAENKDAASALKKLPRQCIAENAILFYLSNQRKQEDGSYSVNDYYTAIMKIPRNLRTMYVHAYQSFVWNAVTSKRIELFGQNVTVGDLVLDDSNNSSLPKDVDGDDENFDEDLREDIFIRAKEVTQADIDTNRYTIEDVVLPTPGFDILYPTNEELKETYVEIMAKDGMDPFDMRRKVRDFSLAGSYRNIIQKPKALEYKIVHYDSPTQQLVNTDLEILNNQRAKDSGQKYMKSKLERFAPDKGGESIAILLKFQLGTSAYATMALRELMKLETSHRGDMCEVRTEK
- the SSP2 gene encoding Ssp2p (similar to Saccharomyces cerevisiae SSP2 (YOR242C); ancestral locus Anc_8.670), with protein sequence MTILTKYQQKPRHEVDSLSHQDKFSKLAAFTSLMLESPSHELFGFRRMARSYLYGSADNKRNIKRQAVKQEHFSIKRSKVVCSKKTEIPIISKYSNNDTTLHFGKDRAPSTKTEKLHVSGEMYDSSNIKGSEMFVSPTGTKVFDNEGQGLEALILSHEGSKLDTSKRNIVIKNIPSGTGLASVMSQVCGGPLENISFQTAEKSINILENVRLSFLTADAADAFMNYSKTRLFKVNGFNLITEWAPLKQQPINNIYSGLEKQQAQFSTNICRSLIMKKYPQKKEIKKYCKWMENTMDDFDPSIIVEDFGQFGRIQEVTPIISRKLCVAVNYYNILSALKAIESYEDPNSELHRKYYKSWAIWFGKDITDKPCIEL